A single region of the Liolophura sinensis isolate JHLJ2023 chromosome 9, CUHK_Ljap_v2, whole genome shotgun sequence genome encodes:
- the LOC135475374 gene encoding dehydrogenase/reductase SDR family member 1-like, which produces MAAPKAMCGKVCIVTGASRGIGRGIALQLGEAGAVVYITGRTLETSSGDKTRGSLKATAREIEARGGQCIPVQCDHSKDVDIEKLFEKVKREQDGRLDVLVNNAYSGVKTLMDNYGKPFWEQPATVWDEVNNVGLRNHYICTVQAARLMVPRKQGLIVNISSAGGIGYFVSPVYGIGKEACDRMAADCAVELRKHNVACVSLWPGAVRTEHIQDIFSAEQAFLKVPEDGFLNSKDYTKLRTMFMESAESVELSGKCIVKLATDPHLMKKSGRIFQTGQFAEENGLKDIDGSTPSSLFRLSNILRTGGYTRLAAWVPNFVKVPRFVIWLSGNKL; this is translated from the exons ATGGCAGCCCCCAAAGCTATGTGTGGAAAAGTGTGTATTGTTACGGGTGCATCTCGCGGGATTGGGCGTGGCATCGCCCTTCAGTTGGGGGAGGCAGGGGCAGTCGTTTATATCACAG GTCGCACCCTGGAAACCTCATCAGGAGATAAAACCAGAGGTTCATTAAAGGCCACTGCAAGGGAG ATTGAGGCTCGTGGTGGTCAGTGTATACCAGTACAGTGTGACCACTCTAAAGACGTCGATATTGAGAAACTGTTTGAGAAGGTCAAGCGAGAACAGGATGGCCGACTTGATGTTCTTGTCAACAATGCCTACTCTGGAGTGAAG ACTTTGATGGACAACTATGGAAAGCCGTTCTGGGAGCAGCCAGCCACGGTGTGGGATGAGGTGAACAATGTGGGACTCAG GAATCATTACATCTGCACAGTGCAAGCAGCTCGTCTTATGGTCCCCCGTAAACAAGGCTTGATTGTCAACATCTCTTCAGCTGGTGGCATTGGATATTTTGTCAGCCCTGTATACGGAATTGGAAAAGAGGCT TGTGACCGTATGGCAGCAGATTGTGCAGTTGAGCTTCGCAAACATAACGTAGCTTGTGTGTCATTGTGGCCTGGAGCGGTGAGAACTGAACATATCCAAGATATCTTCTCGGCAGAACAGGCTTTTCTCAAG GTACCTGAAGATGGATTTTTGAATAGCAAAGATTATACGAAG CTTCGGACCATGTTCATGGAATCTGCAGAGAGTGTGGAGCTGAGTGGGAAGTGTATAGTAAAGCTGGCTACAG ATCCTCACCTGATGAAGAAGTCTGGGCGAATCTTTCAAACTGGGCAGTTTGCAGAGGAAAATGGACTGAAGGATATTGATG GTTCCACTCCTAGTAGCTTATTTCGGTTGTCAAACATACTAAGAACAGGTGGCTATACAAGGCTTGCAGCATGGGTTCCTAATTTTGTGAAGGTTCCCAGGTTTGTGATCTGGTTGTCTGGAAATAAATTATGA